From the Cohaesibacter sp. ES.047 genome, one window contains:
- a CDS encoding response regulator transcription factor, with product MTARKILLVDDDDELREALVEQLSLYEEFDIVEESSATKGIQTVRSDHFDLLIMDVGLPDMDGREAVKLLRKGDFKAPIIMLTGHDTDSDTILGLEAGANDYVTKPFRFAVLLARIRAQLRQHENSEDATFAVGRFTFKPAAKVLADEAGSKVRLTEKETSILRFLYRSGDKPVSRDVLLHEVWGYNSGVTTHTLETHIYRLRQKIEKNPSNAELLITEAGGYKLVP from the coding sequence ATGACTGCGCGAAAAATATTGCTGGTTGATGATGATGATGAATTGCGCGAAGCGTTGGTGGAGCAGCTGTCGCTTTATGAAGAATTCGACATCGTTGAGGAATCCTCGGCGACCAAAGGCATTCAGACCGTCCGGTCGGATCATTTCGACCTGTTGATCATGGACGTCGGCTTGCCTGACATGGATGGCCGGGAAGCCGTGAAGCTTCTCAGGAAGGGCGATTTCAAGGCACCGATCATCATGTTGACGGGTCATGACACCGATTCTGATACCATTCTGGGGCTGGAGGCTGGTGCGAACGACTATGTCACCAAGCCCTTTCGCTTCGCCGTCTTGCTCGCGCGGATCCGGGCACAGCTCAGGCAGCATGAAAACAGCGAAGATGCGACCTTTGCTGTGGGGCGTTTCACCTTCAAACCGGCCGCCAAAGTGCTGGCCGATGAAGCTGGCAGCAAGGTACGCCTGACCGAAAAGGAGACTTCGATCCTGAGGTTTCTCTACCGCTCGGGTGACAAACCGGTGAGCCGTGATGTGCTTTTGCATGAGGTTTGGGGGTACAATTCCGGTGTGACGACACACACGCTTGAAACCCATATCTATCGCCTGCGTCAAAAGATCGAAAAAAATCCGTCCAATGCGGAGCTTCTGATCACCGAAGCGGGCGGTTACAAGCTGGTTCCGTGA
- a CDS encoding LysR family transcriptional regulator: MNQDFNWDDSRIFLALAREGTLSGAAKHLHTGIATVSRRIERMENALGIPLFLRHQSGYRLTDQGAAMLPRIEAIELAALNMQHQVEKQSGIEGFVRVACFESLITPFIIPALTPLLGDNPGLDIELVFHTSVVNIHRHDADLALRMIWPERGNLLVRQLASMGFGLYGADEKTPSQRFITWPEMEDLTLPLAWSRAFGAMDGPRLAVNTLNGQLEAVRKGIGRAVLPHFLARKAGLHLISNTLPNGKLMQRPVYLVTHANLAASRRVQTVSQAISDEITERRVELSDP; this comes from the coding sequence ATGAACCAAGACTTCAATTGGGATGACAGCCGCATTTTTCTGGCACTGGCGCGTGAGGGCACTCTGTCTGGGGCAGCAAAACACCTGCACACCGGGATTGCCACTGTCTCGCGTAGAATAGAGCGGATGGAAAATGCGCTCGGTATCCCCCTCTTCCTGCGCCATCAAAGCGGCTACCGGCTGACCGATCAGGGTGCCGCCATGCTGCCTCGAATCGAAGCAATTGAGCTGGCGGCTCTCAACATGCAGCATCAGGTCGAGAAACAGTCAGGAATAGAAGGGTTTGTTCGGGTTGCCTGCTTTGAGAGCCTGATCACACCTTTTATCATTCCGGCGCTCACACCATTATTAGGCGATAATCCCGGATTGGATATTGAACTCGTCTTTCATACCAGCGTCGTCAACATCCATCGCCATGATGCTGATCTGGCTTTGCGCATGATCTGGCCGGAACGCGGAAATCTGCTTGTTCGACAGCTTGCATCGATGGGATTCGGCTTATACGGAGCGGATGAGAAGACACCATCACAGCGCTTCATCACCTGGCCCGAAATGGAAGATCTGACCCTTCCACTCGCCTGGTCACGCGCTTTCGGAGCCATGGATGGACCAAGACTTGCGGTGAACACGCTCAATGGTCAACTGGAAGCCGTCAGGAAAGGCATTGGCCGGGCGGTTCTTCCGCATTTTCTGGCAAGAAAAGCCGGTCTCCATCTGATCTCGAACACATTGCCCAATGGTAAATTGATGCAACGACCTGTCTATCTGGTCACCCACGCCAACCTTGCAGCCTCGCGGCGCGTACAAACCGTGTCTCAGGCAATATCCGATGAAATCACAGAGCGTCGAGTTGAGCTTTCAGACCCTTGA
- a CDS encoding Crp/Fnr family transcriptional regulator produces MSLTSDIDLLRRVPFFSEFNEDQLRLLAFGAESRTYRAKQVIFRQGDLADSGFVIAQGQIRMTISENGLDTQSQILGVGSLVGEMALLAETRRSAMATAIEDVKVVQVRRILFRRVMDEYPDLAATMHSRLVKRLDAMVHDLEGIRSRLDDNRATPMSLEEVADFIGRGE; encoded by the coding sequence ATGAGCCTGACGAGTGATATCGACCTGCTGCGGCGGGTGCCCTTTTTCTCAGAATTTAATGAGGACCAACTGAGGTTGCTTGCCTTTGGTGCGGAATCGCGCACTTATCGGGCCAAACAGGTGATCTTTCGGCAAGGGGATCTGGCGGATTCAGGCTTTGTCATCGCGCAAGGCCAGATTCGCATGACGATTTCGGAAAATGGGCTTGATACCCAGTCCCAGATCCTGGGCGTTGGTAGTTTGGTGGGAGAAATGGCTTTGCTCGCCGAAACCCGTCGTTCAGCAATGGCGACCGCGATTGAGGATGTGAAGGTCGTTCAGGTCCGGCGTATTCTCTTCCGGCGCGTGATGGATGAATATCCCGATCTCGCTGCCACAATGCACAGTCGGCTCGTCAAGCGCCTTGATGCCATGGTGCACGATCTTGAGGGCATCCGCTCCCGTCTGGATGACAACCGCGCCACCCCCATGAGTCTTGAAGAGGTGGCCGACTTCATCGGGCGCGGGGAGTAG
- a CDS encoding DMT family transporter produces MMTSEQSEHMGVFSEDGPALFLSAMAAVFWGSVFEATRLVLVDLTPWTAVATRFVFAAAATLIWLWLSGGINWPIFRRNFVAFLMLGAFGIAGFSGLLFWGMKSSSPVTAALIMATNPLITNLIDAFMKRRKPKMAELAGLFISMLGVALTVGAFSGARLAPGDLLILLASLVWAFYSLGSRNWVKGASPLQTSVWTTVFGTVFLVIAAVVLADPVAELQMASVVTWAATVWMALVGSVLAYLFWQIGIAVRGPAATSVLYNLVPVSALIIAACFGRMPDGVQILGVFVAIFGVLLASGRVPFLSR; encoded by the coding sequence ATGATGACTTCGGAACAGTCAGAGCACATGGGCGTTTTTTCAGAAGATGGACCAGCGCTCTTTTTGAGTGCGATGGCAGCTGTTTTCTGGGGCTCTGTTTTTGAGGCAACCAGACTTGTTCTTGTGGATCTGACCCCTTGGACAGCGGTGGCCACCCGATTTGTCTTCGCTGCAGCCGCGACCTTGATCTGGCTGTGGCTGAGCGGCGGCATCAACTGGCCGATTTTTCGGCGCAATTTTGTCGCTTTTCTCATGCTTGGGGCTTTTGGAATAGCCGGGTTCAGCGGGCTTTTGTTCTGGGGCATGAAGAGCTCCAGCCCGGTAACCGCTGCCTTGATCATGGCAACCAACCCCCTCATCACAAACCTGATTGACGCCTTCATGAAACGGCGCAAACCGAAAATGGCAGAGCTCGCCGGTCTTTTCATAAGCATGTTGGGCGTCGCGCTGACTGTTGGAGCCTTTAGTGGGGCTCGATTGGCGCCGGGCGATCTGTTGATATTGCTCGCCAGCCTTGTCTGGGCCTTCTATTCGCTCGGCTCACGCAATTGGGTCAAGGGTGCCAGTCCGCTTCAAACATCTGTCTGGACGACGGTTTTCGGAACGGTTTTTCTGGTGATTGCCGCGGTGGTTCTGGCTGATCCGGTGGCAGAGCTGCAAATGGCGTCTGTTGTTACGTGGGCCGCGACGGTGTGGATGGCTTTGGTCGGGTCCGTTTTGGCCTATCTATTCTGGCAAATCGGGATCGCGGTGCGGGGGCCGGCCGCAACATCAGTGCTTTATAATCTGGTTCCCGTTTCAGCGCTTATCATTGCTGCCTGTTTTGGCCGCATGCCTGATGGGGTGCAGATACTGGGTGTTTTTGTTGCGATATTCGGCGTTCTGTTGGCAAGTGGGCGCGTGCCTTTTCTCAGCCGGTAA